In Chiloscyllium punctatum isolate Juve2018m chromosome 8, sChiPun1.3, whole genome shotgun sequence, a single window of DNA contains:
- the LOC140480387 gene encoding inactive ubiquitin thioesterase OTULINL-like isoform X2, whose protein sequence is MVCWIVDSTWKKLQNPLFTAGVVTLLLSSLFIRRPNTWVQYFLRWPFMIKTRKNIGIGPLTDVLEYGGIEWKGGTAQAEQMRKAYEDIYLVHNIKHLRKVRGDNYCALRAVLFQILSQGLPLPSWIREQDVTKIPEKVFTQGCNWVQQYSFGPEKYTGNNVFGKLRKYLEFLKVQWINIHGIKDQGKRIEICMKLFSDQENEYKIFEAMKFLMLYVVVQLYDDMKNGKDVPSFCFIFFARDSSPDPLSFMLNHLNCVGDTSGLEQIEMFLLGFTFHLKIRTFRLYKYGTEEFQSCYPVSCHREWHEVLLLTEDDRHYNVPIAWS, encoded by the exons ATGGTCTGTTGGATCGTAGACAGTACCTGGAAAAAACTTCAGAATCCGTTGTTCACAGCAGGAGTAGTGACATTATTGTTGAGTTCATTGTTTATCAGAAGACCTAACACATGGGTACAATATTTTCTACGGTG GCCATTTATGATAAAAACCAGAA AGAACATTGGAATTGGTCCTTTAACTGACGTTTTGGAATATGGAGGAATTGAATGGAAGGGAGGTACCGCCCAAGCTGAACAAATGAGAAAG GCTTACGAAGACATTTATTTGGTGCACAACATCAAACACTTACGGAAAGTTAGAGGAGACAACTACTGTGCATTGAGGgcagttttatttcagattctcaGCCAGGGTTTACCTCTTCCATCATGGATAAGAGAACAGGATGTAACTAAG ATTCCTGAAAAAGTGTTTACACAAGGCTGCAACTGGGTACAGCAGTACAGTTTTGGTCCTGAGAAATACACTGGGAATAATGTATTTGGAAAATTACGCAAATATCTGGAATTCCTTAAAGTGCAG TGGATCAATATTCATGGAATTAAAGACCaagggaaaagaatagaaatatGTATGAAATTATTCAGTGACCAGGAGAATGAATACAAGATATTTGAAGCCATGAAATTTCTTATGTTGTATGTTGTGGTTCAGCTTTATGACGACATGAAAAATGGAAAAGATGTTCCcagcttttgttttattttctttgcTCGTGATTCTTCACCTGATCCTTTAAGTTTCATGTTGAACCACCTCAACTGTGTTGGTGACACAAGTGGGCTGGAGCAG ATTGAAATGTTTCTCCTTGGATTCACATTCCATTTGAAAATCAGAACCTTCAGACTGTATAAGTATGGCACTGAAGAATTTCAATCTTGTTATCCTGTAAGCTGCCATAGGGAATGGCATGAAGTTCTTCTTCTGACGGAGGATGACCGGCATTATAATGTTCCTATTGCCTGGAGCTGA
- the LOC140480387 gene encoding inactive ubiquitin thioesterase OTULINL-like isoform X1, which translates to MGLFGTSGNINSTLPEIKLYSWRQMVCWIVDSTWKKLQNPLFTAGVVTLLLSSLFIRRPNTWVQYFLRWPFMIKTRKNIGIGPLTDVLEYGGIEWKGGTAQAEQMRKAYEDIYLVHNIKHLRKVRGDNYCALRAVLFQILSQGLPLPSWIREQDVTKIPEKVFTQGCNWVQQYSFGPEKYTGNNVFGKLRKYLEFLKVQWINIHGIKDQGKRIEICMKLFSDQENEYKIFEAMKFLMLYVVVQLYDDMKNGKDVPSFCFIFFARDSSPDPLSFMLNHLNCVGDTSGLEQIEMFLLGFTFHLKIRTFRLYKYGTEEFQSCYPVSCHREWHEVLLLTEDDRHYNVPIAWS; encoded by the exons AGATAAAACTATACTCCTGGAGACAAATGGTCTGTTGGATCGTAGACAGTACCTGGAAAAAACTTCAGAATCCGTTGTTCACAGCAGGAGTAGTGACATTATTGTTGAGTTCATTGTTTATCAGAAGACCTAACACATGGGTACAATATTTTCTACGGTG GCCATTTATGATAAAAACCAGAA AGAACATTGGAATTGGTCCTTTAACTGACGTTTTGGAATATGGAGGAATTGAATGGAAGGGAGGTACCGCCCAAGCTGAACAAATGAGAAAG GCTTACGAAGACATTTATTTGGTGCACAACATCAAACACTTACGGAAAGTTAGAGGAGACAACTACTGTGCATTGAGGgcagttttatttcagattctcaGCCAGGGTTTACCTCTTCCATCATGGATAAGAGAACAGGATGTAACTAAG ATTCCTGAAAAAGTGTTTACACAAGGCTGCAACTGGGTACAGCAGTACAGTTTTGGTCCTGAGAAATACACTGGGAATAATGTATTTGGAAAATTACGCAAATATCTGGAATTCCTTAAAGTGCAG TGGATCAATATTCATGGAATTAAAGACCaagggaaaagaatagaaatatGTATGAAATTATTCAGTGACCAGGAGAATGAATACAAGATATTTGAAGCCATGAAATTTCTTATGTTGTATGTTGTGGTTCAGCTTTATGACGACATGAAAAATGGAAAAGATGTTCCcagcttttgttttattttctttgcTCGTGATTCTTCACCTGATCCTTTAAGTTTCATGTTGAACCACCTCAACTGTGTTGGTGACACAAGTGGGCTGGAGCAG ATTGAAATGTTTCTCCTTGGATTCACATTCCATTTGAAAATCAGAACCTTCAGACTGTATAAGTATGGCACTGAAGAATTTCAATCTTGTTATCCTGTAAGCTGCCATAGGGAATGGCATGAAGTTCTTCTTCTGACGGAGGATGACCGGCATTATAATGTTCCTATTGCCTGGAGCTGA